Genomic segment of Triticum aestivum cultivar Chinese Spring chromosome 6A, IWGSC CS RefSeq v2.1, whole genome shotgun sequence:
ATGGGCTGCATATAAAGCAGGACTGGTGCAAGGTATAAAAACCACTCGAATTATTTGTCCAGTAACTTCCTTATGCGGTCCAGTTTGTGCAACATTATCACTGTCCACTCCAGATTTTCTTAAACTTCTGAATCtgtttttttttgttggaaaaaaTTACTTGCTAAGCTTTTATGTTGTGCGTTGGAAAGGGCAGGGTCCGTTTTTGGCAGCAATTATCTGGAACCATTCCTGCTGTACAAACTGCTGAAGGTTATTCACTGGCAAAATGGTGATGTAGCAAAATTGGAGGAATCAGACAATTTGAATCTCTTTCTGGTCTATGGCAAAGAAACCAGGTATAGAATCCTCCCTTCTCCCTAGCTTTCCTAACCTGCTGAGGACCTATATCTAACTTATGCTTTTTATCTCGAAGCCGACCTCCCCCTTTAACCAGAATATATGTGAAGGTTAGATGTAATTATTCAAACATAATTTCATCAGTCGAGTTAAATTTATTCCTTCAGTATGGCCTGGGGTATGCGTAAGTTGGTCATTGGTCATCATCATGAAGAATACGCGATTATATGCTGAAACGAAGTTCTCATCCTATTTGGGGTCTCCCACAATCTATACGAAAACTTTGGGTTTGCTTTCTTGTTGATTTGTGAAGAGAGCAAACCATGGCTGCATGAGGGTACCTGCATGCCAAGGATCTGGGCATAGACGTGGAGTACCTCACCTATGTCTGGCTCCTATTGTATACTACATGGGGATGGAGACTTTGGCAGACAAACTGCAGAGGGCGTATCATCATCATTGCAACGGAGGAGACCACGGTGATGATCCTTCAAGTTCTCATGCCAGCAGGGTCGCCATGCCCAGGAACAAGCTGCTGGTCCATCAAGTTCAAGTGGAGGTGCTGCTGAAGAAGAACATGCCAAAGGTCAATCCACTGGTTCCTTCTCTGCCAATTCCTCCCTGTCTTCAGTTGCTCTGTTTGCTTATATGTGTGCCAATACATTTTTCTTGTTGATGAACACTGCTATGTGTGTTTTTTGTGCCATTTTGTGCTACTTAATTCCCTTTCTGTTGCTGAATTTAATAAAGACTATGCAATGGCTGCTTTGGCATGGAGGCTTTCTGCCAAAGAGTCCTTAATCGCATACCTCATGTAACACCTATGTGCTGAAACACAATACAAGCTGCTGGTCCATCAGGTAGCGATGTCACTTGACAAAGAACAAGCTTATGGTATGTCACATAGCAGCGCCACTGCTCAGTAACATAAAGAAGGCCGCGGTTCAACCGGGTGTCAACAATGATGTTTCCGGAGGCGCGAACCCGTCCCTGCTTTCCATTGCTTTGTTTGCTTTAGTGTGTGCCGATACATTCTCCCTTTATTTATTGTAATCGAATGTTGGATGCCATAGGTCGTTCTTCCCACAAATCAATGAGAAAGAAACACCAAATAAAAAGAACAAGAATGAAACAGTAAATAGCTGAAAATAATCATATTTGAGACACCTTTAGGTTATCTTGATGATTTGGAATTATCATGACCTCCGGGTCACACGGGTACATCCCTATTTTTGTTATCTGGACGATCTCCATGGCAAGGGCCTGCGCCACTTACTTGGTCGTGTTGAAATGATACGATGAGGTTTTTTGCGTCTATGGAGCGAGCCTGGCTTCACTCTCTTCCCCTTCTTCTGCAGTTGTGCTAGAATGGAAAGCGAGTGAGACGACCACTTGTCTGGTGGCCACAGGAGGGGGGAACTTTGGTGGCAATGGTCGCGCCACATCGAAATAAGCATGCCCTTAAGATTACTGCCAACTTCACATAGCTTTCTGGTGGCACGCTTTGGTGGCAATGGCGGCGCCACTTCGGTGCTCAAGCAACACAACTTGCCAGAATAGACTAATCCCCGTCTACCCAATCACAACAGTGTTGTAAATCAAGCATCTCGGGCTGAAAATGTAATTAAAATGCTACTTAGATATGATAGCATATATACTCCTATATGTATGGTCTACATCATCGTCTGCATTGACTAATCCCCGTCTAACCAATGATAGTCTAGTTCTCCTTAACGTGGTAATCAATAGCCATCACATGCATCGCCCAACCTTAAACGAAGCTGCTTAACGTTTACATGCTAGTCTCCTCGGTCTTGTTAATTAGTTCTTGATTCCAAAGCAGAGTCAACAGATCTTGAGCATAACGTCTCTTCTAGCTTGCCCCCATCTCTTCATTAAATTTATATGCCACCGTGGGAGAGGTGGATCCAATCTCTTCTTAATTTCCCCTAAACTTCTCCTACCTGGATCCTTTCCTTTTGAAGCAATACTAGCTTGCAATCGGGTGTTCTCTGAGCAGCAGCTAGCTGTGGCATTCCTAATCCTCTTCCAGGTTAGTTCTCCATCTGGATCTTGATTTGTTTCAACACTTTTGGAGCCAGTCTTTTACATGTTTATGTTGAATTTACATTTTCACGTTGGGATCCAAACAAATGGATGAAAGACTACTTGTTTTCTCATTGACCAACTCATATAGCCATCTGTACTGTTTTACATCCACAAAGATCTTGATTTCCTTATATATGTTGCATATATACACAGGTGGTTCGTGGACCAGCCAGTGGCATAATTAGTTAGTGCCTGTGTGTGACAGAGGAGAGATCAAGGGAGAACTGATGGATGCCACAGGCGCTGTGGAGTGGTGGGAGGAGTGGCAGCTGCGCATCCTCGTCCTTGGTAGCCTGGTGATTCAGTACTTCCTCCTTGTCTCTTCTGTCGCACGTAAATTCCCCATAAGATCCTGGTGTAGACCTGTCATCTGGCTAGCGTACATGGCCAGCGATGCCATTGCAATTTATGCACTCGCCACCCTCTTCAACCGCCAAAGGAAGTCACATGAAGAGGATGGAGACGATGTCAGCAGCATCCTGGAGGTGTTGTGGGCGCCTATCCTCCTGATACACCTAGGTGGACAGGACGGCATAACCGCCTACAACGTCGAGGACAACGAGCTGTGGACGCGGCACATCCTCACCTCAGTGTCTCAGGTCACCGTGGCTGTCTATGTCTTCTGCAAATCATGGTCAGGCAACGACAAGAGGCTGCTATGGGCGGCAATATTGCTCTTCATCTTTGGTACCCTCAAATGCATCGAGAAGCCCTGGGCTCTCAACAGGGCCAGCATTAACAGCTTGGTAAGCTCCGGCGAGCCGATACAGAGGTCAATAAACACTCAGAAGCTCAAAATTGATCCACTTGAAGATTTTATTGACAAAGCAACCTGTCCTCCTGAGGATAATAGTTATCTTTTAACACCAGCCACGCCGGTGGACTTCACTCCCCATAAGTTATTTGTGGACCATGCATCTCCTTCTGCTGATGATCGGATCAGGCTACTACTGTCCTTCTCAGCACTTGATGACATCGATGCCTACTGTAAGATGCAGCAGTGGCTCTCTCAGACGTTCCAACTCCTCTACACCAAAGAAAAGATGTGCAACATTGCCCAGTATGCGGTCTACATCAAAGAAATGAAATCTTCAACCGGTGTCACACCTTCTGACCAAGGAGTTCCACTAAGTTTTGGTATGCTTCTGCGTGGACTAATTCCGTAACTTTTATTTCCAACCATAGCCCTTTTCCATCAGTCACAGAGAAGCTTATACTGAATATGATGTGAAGGTTACGTATGCCGTGCTATGCTGTACCGCTGCATTGGAGTTTTTCGCCCTTTTGCTAAGGGACATTACAAGGGTCAGGAGAAGCCCGAAGCCACCAGCAGCCAGGCCTGAAAATGGTGACATGGTTTCCCAGTACAACCCTGTAGATCATCAAGTCCAGATGGAGCATTACAATATGATAAGGTTAAAACTTCTATTTGATGATATGGTTTCCCAGTACAACCTTATAGGGCTCCTTGTCTGCAACAGGAATCATTCCTGGATTATGAAGGTCGTGGGAGCCTTGGGATGCACGGACTTCCTTCAGCAACGTTGGCGGATGAAGTCTTGCTCCTCATCGTTGAGCATTACAAAGTTAGTGCTCAAGTATGTGAAAGCTGGGTGGGAGCATCACATAAGAGATGTTTCCAGTTACAGGAAGTTCAATGACAATAGGGGCCAGTTTACTCTTGAGTGCCAAAGATGCTACCAGGAACTGGGATGGAGCTTGGAGGGGGCCTTTGACGAGAGTGTTCTTCTCTGGCATCTCGCCACGGATTTCTGCTACTACATCAAGGGTGGATCTTATTCTCACGACGGATCGTGGTGCACGCAAGATTCATGTCCTGCTTGGTGTGAAAAGTCTGATCATCACAAGAGGGCTGTCCAGTGCAGAGAAATGTCCAACTACCTGATGTACCTACTGTTTGTGAATCCTGAGATGTTAATGGCAGGCACCAGAAGGAACCTTTTCACGACTGCCTACGACGAACTGAAGGGCATCATTGTCCAGGGAGACAAGCTAGAAGGAGGAGAACTCACCCGGAGTATAATTGCTGCGGTGGATGGTGGTAAAGGATCCCCTGAACAGGGAGGCATGATCCGTGACGCTTGGTTTATTTCCAAAGTGCTGTTGGGTGTGCCTGAAAAGATGATGTGGGATGTGATAGAAGGTGTGTGGGTGGAGATGCTGTGCTTCTCTGCCGCTAGGTGCAGAGGCTACCTGCACGCCAAGGGTCTggccacaggcgtggagtacctCACCTATGTCTGGCTCCTATTGTACTACATGGGGATGGAGAATTTGGCAGCCAAACTGCAGAGGGCGGATCATCATTATCACCACAACGGAGGAGCGCATGGGGAAGATCCTTCAACTTCTCGCTTCAGCAGGGCTGCCACTACCCAAGAGGAAGCTGCTGGTCCATCAAGATCAAGTGGAACCTACAAAGAACATGCTGAAGGTCAATCCGCTGGTTACCAGGGCAGCAGTGCCACTGGGGAAGAAATCGTCTAACTCATTATGATGATTCTGGATGCCAATTCGTCTCTGTTTACCATTGCTCTGTTTGCTTATGTGTGTGCCAATACTCTTTTTTCTCTTGTGTTGATTAATGGCGCTATGCGTGATGGTTGTTTCCATTTCTTATACTTGATTCCATTTCTGTTGCTGAATTCCATAAAGACTACACAATGTCTGCTGTAAGCCTGTAACGTGGAAGCTTTCTGCCAGAGTTTTCAGTGTTGTACCTCATGTAACACTTGCACAATATGAGTTTCTGGGTGTTCTTCTGTAACGCTTTTAGGGCCTTCTTCTTTTTCTGTAGCCTGTACCATGAATACTACCAAAGCATCATTCTTCTTACTGATTCGGATCTCTAATTTACAAGGAAGAGAACTGTTATGTTAGTTGTTCATTAAGTTCTTGTCATAGGTTCCTGCTATTTTTTGTCTCACCACACCAGCCATGTGAAAGATGGGGGTTTCGTTCATGCTCGTTTTGTCAAAAGAGCAACCTGCGGTTTCTAATTAATAATTGGTGAATCAAATTTGTCTGATTAACAATATTCTCCTGACGTAAACCACATAGGCATCAATAACAATTTCAACCCAGTGTAGATCCAGGAGATCGGTATGTGACTTCCTTTTTACTGTTTTGCTACTTATAGAGCATCCTTATGGTTGCATTTACATGTGTAGTATTGTTTTGTTTTTCAAAAAAAGAACATATCATGTTTGGTATGTCAATGAAAGTTGTCCGTTGTCCGGTGATTCTTTGATGCGACATTCAGTTATGTACCAGTCCTTTTCAAGCAGCTGCTAAATGTTTTGGGGCAAATTCCTGCACAAGTCTTGCATTTGCTTGTTTGTATTACTCTTACTCGTAGTGACTGTATATTGCACTGCAGTGTAGTAAAATTAGAAGAAGATGATGGCTTTGGTTCCCCCATTTGTGCTTCGCTGTCGCTAGATGCAGAGGATACCTGCATGCCACAGAGGGAGAAGCTGGAAGCTGGGGCGGCTATTCTTCATAGAGAGGCTCTTCGTCATCATGCTAATGGGGTGAAAATAGTTGGACATGTCATGCTCCGGATCACCGATGACGATGAAACTGTGGAGGATCTTGAAGACTGATGTTTGATGGTCCTTCGCTTCACATCTTCTGTTGGTGAAACTGAAACTTGTTTTGGGGATCCCTGGTCAATCGGTTGCCCATAGCGCTCCGTGTTTCCTGTAAAGTCTGAAGTTTTCAGTAGGCGGCATTGGAACTCTGGATGCCGGCACTTGTATTACTATTCCCTTATTATCTCAGTGGTAATGGAATCCGACCCTGATGGTCGTTTGGAAAAAAAAAATGGAAAGCTGAATGCCACAGGGGTAGGTGGGGTACATCATGCCTCGTACTGTATTACATGGGCATGGTGACGTTGGCAGCCAAACTGCAGAGGGTGGAatggatcatcatcatcatcatcatcgcaagtTCAAGCCATTGGTCCATCAATATTGAGCACAAGAAAATCGTCTCACTTGCAATGATATTTCCGTCCGCAAATCTGCCCCTGTTTCCTGTAGCTCCAATGTCCGGTCCTCTACCATGGTTCGGACGGATGGGTAAACTGGTTAGGTGCATAATCAAATACTCCTAATCTACAGAAAGGTACCACTTTCGACTTGATATGAACATACTTTAATGGTAATTGTCTGGACCAAGCCGCATCACTCCTCCTTCCGTAGCCCAGGGTTAATGGTAATTGTCCAGCACTGCTTCTCAAAATATAAATAAACATAAAAAAAAAGGTGACAACAACGACAGATAACCAGACAGGAGCAGCTCCAATCCAACTCTTGTGAGGCTGTCTTATTCGAGGGCAGTATCCGTTATTTCGACACCATCGTCATACAAGATAACGAGCCTACATAATGAAGACCTTCCCGGTTAGAAATTTGAAAAAGGATTAACGAATTCAGCATATCAGTGCCATAAACAGAAGGTCAAGTAGGCTAAAAACCTTTACTGTGCACCCAATCTAGCTATCATCCATGCCGTTTAATCTGAGTGATTATATTTAGTATGATCGCCCTCTAAAATAATTATTATTAGCCATAAAAGATAAGAATATATTTGGAAAGTACCTGGTCCAGGAGTATCAAGTTGTGCCCACTTGTAGGCGGTAATTTGGAGTATTTTGAAAGAGTTACGATTCCTTTGATGGTTCCCTGAATTTTACTTAAGGGCCTTTAGTAATTCTATATACTTAACTAAATTACACTTGCTACACCCTATTTTCAAGTTCTCCCATGTTCATGATTGTACCAAAACATTTTCTGTGAAATTTCTGGGTTCATGGCATTCCCGTAATGTATTCTGAAGATTAAACCTTGCAAAAAAGGTGCACATGCCTACAGCTCTACTATGTCATAAGTCCAATTTCGCACCTGTTGAATTAGCACATCAAATTTGTTGCAAGGAGGCAACGTTGCCAGCAAGGTAAAAACCAAACAGGAAATATAATCAATACCTTCCTGAGCTTAGAAATGCAAGTTCTCTAGGCTCCCGGCTCAAATTCACATATTCCTTCTTAAGTCTGAAAAGGTATGAAAACTACGGTTAGATACGTCTTGCAGCATAATACACTATACATAGATATTAATTTGATGCATTAACATATATACTTATACTAACATGGCACTGTTGGTGTCTACCCCTTGCCCTAGCTAGCCCTAGCTCggctctacctctctctctctctacgaagtgaaccgaggaagaagaagaccgaagGAGGAAGAAGTACACAGGGACAGGGTGGTTTTTCCCGGTACAACAACGCCAATTCcatgagctcgtactcgtcacacCACAGCCATTACAACGCGCCCCTCGCAGGTTTTATACCGGGGGCAGACGCTGGGCACGAACCCCACGTCTGCACCCGCCGAGCGCACGGTCCGGCCCGCTCTGGTCGCGTCCACCCCGCGCACGATCGCGCCCAGGACGCGGCGAGCCCGCAACGGTCCTGACTCGGTCACCCTGACGTGCGCGCCAACGGCTGCACCTGGTCCGgcggcacacatgcacacacagcGCGCGCCCCTACCCTAGTCTAAACACGCAACCCAGACCTGCCCCGGACACACGTCGGATATGGGTCAGACTATGGCCAAACAATGGCCAGACactcacacacgcacgcacgccacgcacCCGACGCGTCCCCCGCGCACACACACACGCTCCCGACGCAGTCGCCGTGGCTTATTGCCAACACATCCACCGATACCAATAAACAAATATTTGGGATTGAAGCCACATATTACTTGCAGTTGGAGAGATACAAAATTATGTATCTGTATTAATCTAGACAAAAAGGAAAGACATGCAGTCCTTATATTCTGGTGGTTCCAAATGGTAACAGTATATAAGGGATCTTTCGATAAGGAATCTATAAGAGGGGTGGGCGGTCATATAAAATCAAGAGAACATACCTGTACGTATTGCAGTCCCACACATGAACATATCTGTGCTTCGAAGCGGTCACCAGTACCGGACGTTTTGGATGGCAAACAACAGCAACAATTTTGTCATCGGGACGGCGACCATCATAAATAGAGAGTGTGTGTACACATTTCTCTGTGTGTGGATCCCATATCTGATTTAAATAACAATGAAATGTCAGTGATCACATATCCGCACTACACATGTTAATTAATGATCTCACATATGTATGTAAgtatgcaaaaaaaaaaactatgcTGCATATGTTATATATCGACACTTCAATTTGGTAAATGACGCCTTACGACAGCATTGGAGCCGAAGATGGCAGTAATCAAATGCCGGCCACCTCTGTAGGTGAAAATATTCTCAAGCATACTGGTCCCTTTCAATCCTTCCAGTGTGGCGATAGGCTGGGAGAAAGCAAACTTCCAGATCTATGCACACATTTCAAGCACAAAAAATTAATCAAAATCAGATTTATGTATGATCCCTAGAATAACATATAGAGAACTTAGATTCATTTTGTACACATGAATATTTTATACTACTAATGGATAGGACAGCTTGATTGGCTAATGAACAAACCTTTACTCTATCATCCTGATCAAGAGTAGCGAAAGTGTTGGTGTCCTTGGTATTAACCATGATTTGTACCAGCACAGTAGGTGAAGTAATGTCAAATGTTCGAGTACAGGACCAGTTTTGGTCCCAGTTCCAAAGCTTCATTGATGGGCCATCATAACTGTCATGGCAGTAAGAAAGCAAGTATGGACTGGTTGGGTGAACCACCACCTCGGTATAACACCGTCTAAGCCTTACATCCCTCAGTTCCCTTTCAAAAACATCAAATTTTCTGACTATTTCGACTTGGTCAAATGTAGGACATGTGTACACATGTATTGAATCCCTCCTACCAATTACAAGCCATCGCTTCCGCGCAATAAATTTAGCTGAGTGAGCTTCATCAACGTCCAATTTTATTTTCTGCTTGGTTTGATAGTCCCAGATGTAAATGGCATCAGTTTTCAGTGTCATAATCCTGTGTTGGACAAGAGAGAATAATAATTTACTTAGCATATGTATAATATTAGCATGTTTTGTTTGTGTCCTTGGCAACTAAATTAACATACTCCAAGGATCTATTCAAATAAATTAAAACGGCCCAAGAATATACTCATACTCACCATGGTTTTGAAGGATGCACTTCTAATCTGCGGTATGCAGAAAACCATGATTTTCTCGCTTCGGGAAAAAAAGCTTCGGAAAGAAGATCTTCTAGTTTGTCGCTTCTGGTATCCATCGCGAACTGATATAGTCAGAACACAATTAAGAATCAAATGTAGTAATTAATCATCTAGAGGGCACATCAAAAAATTGTTTTGTATACTTTACCAACTACTATACTTGTTTGTAATTGTAAAGAGATGATATTTCAGACAAGTAGCACGGTTCCCAATATGCATTAAGCATTAATTTCTGTAATCATATGTTAGTACAAAATGACAAATTTTGTATTCTCGAAATTGTTAAGAAAAATCTGATACTCCCTACGATCAATATTAGTTGTCGCTGAAATGGATGCATCTAGACATATTTCAGTGCTAGGGACATCAGTTTGAGTgccaattaatatggatcggagggagtactatttttatCTAATCAGTATAACTAGTTTCATATATGTAGGGGTCAAAGTTAGAGAAAGTTTGATCCATATTTATTAGGAAATAATCTACTTTCCAACAACTGTGTCTAAAAGGGCTTCTAGAATCCTTTGCTCAGTCCATGGGACTCCAAGTAAATTTTCGTAAGGCTTTTGCTCCCTATTAATGTGGATGAAGATAAGACCAAGAACCTGGCTCTCCAGACCACGGGCTTCCAATAACCTGGCTCCCTATTAGGGTTTTCGGCTGCAGGATTGCACTCTTCTGCTCTCTTCTGGGGTGATAAATGGGCGAGCACTTCGATGCGCGCCAAATTTCCTAGGTTCCACCCGTTCGCCCTTGATAACCTAAATTCTATGAAAGAGGTGCTACAGACGCCTGAACCTTTAGATCTCTCCCATCTTCCTCCGTTCTTCGCAAGCTTTTGATGAATTACAGAGTTCAGGCaacttcttctccagcaccataaTAGGCTAATAGCCAGCTCTCATGATTCCTGGCGCTTCAGCTGAGGGGCAATGCTTTCCTGCAAGCATAATATATGACTTGTCTTTTCTGTATATTCAGCCTTCTGATTTTGCCTCTTGGATCTGGAAGTCCAAATGCTCATCCAAGCAAAAGACATGCAAGGCACCCACTATATCATGTGCAACTCTAGGATCATTTGTTCCAAGGCTGcacttttcagcaaggttatctatTTATTAATCTTCACCTAGCTATCTCTTCAACTACAGAAAGCATGGTTATCCAGGCCAGAGGATCCTTTGACAAGCCTTTCTTCTTCAAAGCCTTTGTTGTTGTTGCTTGGAACATATGCTACTAAAGGAATGCTAGGattccgcaaaaaaaaagaggcaTCCTAAAAAACAAGAAGAATGCTAGGATTCTTTTTTActtctctccgttcctaaatataagtctttttagagatttcaatatggactacatacgcagcaaaataagtgaatctacccTCTGAAGTATGTTTATACACATCTGTATGTAttccatattaaaatctctaaaaaggcgTATATTTAGAAACGGTGGGAGTACAACATAGTGGCTAGTTTAGCCTCCTGGTATTTTCTCTTCAAAGGAGACCCTTTCCTTCTTTCTTGCAGATTGAAAGATAATcttggtccccccccccccccccccccacacacacacacccttccCACCCTCCACCCGTGTTTAGTGTCTACAGCCTCTATCTTTTAAATACGTCTTAAATTTGtattggcggggcggggcctgCTATACAGTTTCTGGTCAAATAAAGAGGAGAAATCATTAGTTAAGAGAACTCACAGTGGTGGTCATTGTCTCATACTTAGAGTCGAGGACAGCCGTCAACGTTGCCAAATGCATCTCGCCCCCCATTTCTTGTACTTGCTCATACAGATCATCAGTCGAAATGTTCAACTCCCCGTCTATGTTGACTGATGTTTTCATCAGTTCTCTGACCTTGTCACTCGATTTTATGATGAACATCAGTAATGATACCTCATCGGAGGAGTACAGCCTTTCGTTGCTCAACATTTTCAGGGTGAAAACACAGGTGCAGTTTGGCATCAGAATGCCATTCAGGGACCTGACCCTAAGACTCGGTAAAACAAAGAAACCGACTTCACCATCTGTCTTATTGATTAGGCTCAGTTGGCACTGAGCCGGCTCCTTTTCCATGAAGGGGAAGCGGAGCTCTAGGGGATACACATCGAGCAGCTCAGTCCCAGGGAACACCATAGGGTTTACCTgccatatgtgtgtgtgtgtgtgtgtgtgtgtgtgtgtgtgtgtgaagttGAGTAGTTAATATGCGGTGCCAGGCATGCATGTGCAATGTTCGTTTCCAAGTGAATTCTACTGCTAGCCTACATATCTTTCTGGTTAATTATCATCTTTTTAATTGTCCAACCAAATTAATTAAAGAACCATGGTTGCACATCTGCCTTGAGTTAATTAATTATTCATACCTGGGGTGTGGACGACCCTGTGTCATATGTCATCATGCTATCTATCTTGTGCAGCTCACGAATTATTTCACCAATAGTAGGTCTTTTATCTTGGTCAACTTTGATACAATCTCGAGCTATTTCGATGCAACCCCTCACTTGTGGGCTGTCCAAGCCTATTGATTCATACCACTACAAGTCTCAGAATCAAAACAAATGATGTTATGACCGTTTAATAGTTAAACAGAACCTTCTATTTTTGCGAGAGAAAGATATTTCATTATATCAAGAAGTTGAATTCTCCTTACATTATCAAAATCAATGACATTCTGCCCAGTAAGTAGTTTAATGATAATAATGCCCAATGCATATATGTCTGACTTCAATGATATTTCTCCCGTGTTTATGTTTTCTGGTGCAATATATCCCCTGCATGTTAACCTGATGGTTAATTTGGCACCAAGAAGAATTAACGAACATAGTTGTCAAGAGGCTTAGCTTACGGTGTTCCCCGGATAATC
This window contains:
- the LOC123129173 gene encoding uncharacterized protein isoform X1, which translates into the protein MYDDQATELEALEGLLSDPSAEPIKLSYGLLKFITGNFSNEIGRGGFGVVYQGTLQNGEVAVKKISSVHEFSDKVFMDEIMCLKRAKHKNIVRFLGYCSESQGEVMEYKGTYVMAEVQKRLLCFEYVPKGNIQDYLEEKLDENDWLIRYQIIKGICEGLHYLHEERISHLDLKPENVMLDAFMEPKITDFGLARCLVEGQSKVYTKIIRGTPGYIAPENINTGEISLKSDIYALGIIIIKLLTGQNVIDFDNWYESIGLDSPQVRGCIEIARDCIKVDQDKRPTIGEIIRELHKIDSMMTYDTGSSTPQVNPMVFPGTELLDVYPLELRFPFMEKEPAQCQLSLINKTDGEVGFFVLPSLRVRSLNGILMPNCTCVFTLKMLSNERLYSSDEVSLLMFIIKSSDKVRELMKTSVNIDGELNISTDDLYEQVQEMGGEMHLATLTAVLDSKYETMTTTFAMDTRSDKLEDLLSEAFFPEARKSWFSAYRRLEVHPSKPWIMTLKTDAIYIWDYQTKQKIKLDVDEAHSAKFIARKRWLVIGRRDSIHVYTCPTFDQVEIVRKFDVFERELRDVRLRRCYTEVVVHPTSPYLLSYCHDSYDGPSMKLWNWDQNWSCTRTFDITSPTVLVQIMVNTKDTNTFATLDQDDRVKIWKFAFSQPIATLEGLKGTSMLENIFTYRGGRHLITAIFGSNAVIWDPHTEKCVHTLSIYDGRRPDDKIVAVVCHPKRPVLVTASKHRYVHVWDCNTYRLKKEYVNLSREPRELAFLSSGRLVILYDDGVEITDTALE
- the LOC123129176 gene encoding uncharacterized protein yields the protein MDATGAVEWWEEWQLRILVLGSLVIQYFLLVSSVARKFPIRSWCRPVIWLAYMASDAIAIYALATLFNRQRKSHEEDGDDVSSILEVLWAPILLIHLGGQDGITAYNVEDNELWTRHILTSVSQVTVAVYVFCKSWSGNDKRLLWAAILLFIFGTLKCIEKPWALNRASINSLVSSGEPIQRSINTQKLKIDPLEDFIDKATCPPEDNSYLLTPATPVDFTPHKLFVDHASPSADDRIRLLLSFSALDDIDAYCKMQQWLSQTFQLLYTKEKMCNIAQYAVYIKEMKSSTGVTPSDQGVPLSFGYVCRAMLYRCIGVFRPFAKGHYKGQEKPEATSSQA
- the LOC123129173 gene encoding uncharacterized protein isoform X2, encoding MYDDQATELEALEGLLSDPSAEPIKLSYGLLKFITGNFSNEIGRGGFGVVYQGTLQNGEVAVKKISSVHEFSDKVFMDEIMCLKRAKHKNIVRFLGYCSESQGEVMEYKGTYVMAEVQKRLLCFEYVPKGNIQDYLEEKLDENDWLIRYQIIKGICEGLHYLHEERISHLDLKPENVMLDAFMEPKITDFGLARCLVEGQSKVYTKIIRGTPGYIAPENINTGEISLKSDIYALGIIIIKLLTGQNVIDFDNWYESIGLDSPQVRGCIEIARDCIKVDQDKRPTIGEIIRELHKIDSMMTYDTGSSTPQVRELMKTSVNIDGELNISTDDLYEQVQEMGGEMHLATLTAVLDSKYETMTTTFAMDTRSDKLEDLLSEAFFPEARKSWFSAYRRLEVHPSKPWIMTLKTDAIYIWDYQTKQKIKLDVDEAHSAKFIARKRWLVIGRRDSIHVYTCPTFDQVEIVRKFDVFERELRDVRLRRCYTEVVVHPTSPYLLSYCHDSYDGPSMKLWNWDQNWSCTRTFDITSPTVLVQIMVNTKDTNTFATLDQDDRVKIWKFAFSQPIATLEGLKGTSMLENIFTYRGGRHLITAIFGSNAVIWDPHTEKCVHTLSIYDGRRPDDKIVAVVCHPKRPVLVTASKHRYVHVWDCNTYRLKKEYVNLSREPRELAFLSSGRLVILYDDGVEITDTALE
- the LOC123129173 gene encoding RAC-beta serine/threonine-protein kinase A-like isoform X3 produces the protein MYDDQATELEALEGLLSDPSAEPIKLSYGLLKFITGNFSNEIGRGGFGVVYQGTLQNGEVAVKKISSVHEFSDKVFMDEIMCLKRAKHKNIVRFLGYCSESQGEVMEYKGTYVMAEVQKRLLCFEYVPKGNIQDYLEEKLDENDWLIRYQIIKGICEGLHYLHEERISHLDLKPENVMLDAFMEPKITDFGLARCLVEGQSKVYTKIIRGTPGYIAPENINTGEISLKSDIYALGIIIIKLLTGQNVIDFDNWYESIGLDSPQVRGCIEIARDCIKVDQDKRPTIGEIIRELHKIDSMMTYDTGSSTPQFAMDTRSDKLEDLLSEAFFPEARKSWFSAYRRLEVHPSKPWIMTLKTDAIYIWDYQTKQKIKLDVDEAHSAKFIARKRWLVIGRRDSIHVYTCPTFDQVEIVRKFDVFERELRDVRLRRCYTEVVVHPTSPYLLSYCHDSYDGPSMKLWNWDQNWSCTRTFDITSPTVLVQIMVNTKDTNTFATLDQDDRVKIWKFAFSQPIATLEGLKGTSMLENIFTYRGGRHLITAIFGSNAVIWDPHTEKCVHTLSIYDGRRPDDKIVAVVCHPKRPVLVTASKHRYVHVWDCNTYRLKKEYVNLSREPRELAFLSSGRLVILYDDGVEITDTALE